Proteins encoded within one genomic window of Vicinamibacterales bacterium:
- the tig gene encoding trigger factor has translation MKTEFVDVNDTRKNLVVEIDSEVVDQEIDKVTRDYGKTARIPGFRPGKVPPKVVRQRFREQILHDVAHGLIPRAVDEALRERGVEPVDTPDIKDVVVEEGQPLRFTASFDTVPPIDPGDYATLQLSRGSLAVGDTAVGQALEGLRERSARYEPVEGRGVGDGDSVLMDLVRTERAAPAIVLTDAPAAGGEEKTDRHESVTVDIGATANPPGFDAQLFGLEAGAHKSFDIRYPDDYAVTELAGKTVAYDVVVKAIRRRIVPELDDEFAKDLGDFASLDALRQRVREDLEHEAKHEADRELRGALMKQLAERVSFEVPEALLEREIDRRVEEFVRRLIEQQIDPMQTNINWEEFRGRQKEAAAEAVSGALVLDEVARREQLAVAHEDVDAEIGRYAERTGRTPAAVRAKLEKEGGIGRLYAGLRRERAIDFLLSRATIVQT, from the coding sequence ATGAAAACAGAATTCGTCGACGTCAACGACACGCGCAAGAACCTGGTGGTGGAGATCGACAGTGAGGTCGTCGATCAGGAAATCGACAAGGTCACGCGCGATTACGGGAAGACGGCGCGCATCCCCGGGTTCCGTCCCGGCAAGGTGCCGCCCAAGGTGGTCCGGCAGCGGTTCCGCGAGCAGATCCTGCACGACGTCGCGCACGGGCTCATCCCCCGGGCCGTCGACGAGGCACTCCGCGAGCGCGGCGTCGAGCCGGTGGACACGCCCGACATCAAGGACGTCGTCGTCGAAGAGGGGCAGCCGCTGCGGTTCACGGCGTCCTTCGACACGGTGCCGCCGATCGATCCGGGAGACTACGCGACGCTGCAACTGTCGCGCGGCAGCCTGGCGGTGGGAGACACGGCGGTCGGCCAGGCGCTCGAAGGGCTGCGCGAGCGGTCGGCGCGCTACGAGCCGGTCGAGGGGCGCGGCGTCGGCGACGGGGATTCGGTGCTGATGGATCTGGTGCGCACGGAGCGTGCGGCGCCGGCCATCGTGCTGACCGACGCGCCCGCCGCGGGCGGCGAGGAGAAGACGGATCGGCACGAGAGCGTGACGGTCGATATCGGGGCGACGGCGAATCCCCCGGGGTTCGACGCGCAGCTGTTCGGGCTCGAGGCGGGAGCGCACAAGTCGTTCGACATCCGGTATCCGGACGACTACGCGGTCACCGAGCTCGCCGGCAAGACGGTGGCCTACGACGTCGTGGTCAAGGCGATCCGCCGGCGCATCGTGCCGGAGCTCGACGACGAGTTCGCGAAGGACCTGGGCGATTTCGCCTCGCTCGACGCGCTCCGCCAGCGCGTGCGCGAGGACCTCGAGCATGAGGCGAAGCACGAGGCGGACCGGGAGCTGCGCGGCGCGCTGATGAAGCAGCTCGCCGAACGCGTGTCGTTCGAGGTGCCCGAGGCGCTGCTCGAACGCGAGATCGACCGCCGCGTCGAGGAGTTCGTCCGTCGTCTGATCGAGCAGCAGATCGATCCGATGCAGACGAACATCAACTGGGAGGAATTCCGCGGGCGCCAGAAGGAGGCCGCCGCGGAGGCGGTGAGCGGGGCGCTGGTGCTCGACGAGGTGGCGCGCCGCGAACAGCTCGCCGTGGCCCACGAGGACGTGGACGCGGAGATTGGCAGGTATGCCGAGCGCACCGGCCGCACGCCTGCGGCGGTCCGCGCGAAGCTCGAAAAGG
- a CDS encoding Ku protein, giving the protein MWKGSLAFGLVSIPVELYSATRDHRPKFRLLHAKDEEPVRYERVCQKEGKPVAWEDLVKGYEYAKHQFVVLTKDDFKTAALEKTKTIDIMDFVDPKEIDERYFETPYYLTPGTGADRSYALLREAIRQSGRVGVAKVILRDAQHLAAIEAIGDALVLTMMRFADELVDLSEFRFPKHSGSRAAELTMARHLIGSFEAAWDPRKYTDEYKENLMRLIEAKMKGKAPRFVAEDHGPKQAEVVDLMARLRASLKGRRAAPKPKHAGSTRRAGASKRPKGKRVA; this is encoded by the coding sequence ATGTGGAAAGGATCTCTCGCGTTCGGACTGGTGAGTATTCCGGTCGAGCTGTACAGCGCGACGCGCGATCACCGGCCGAAGTTCCGGCTGCTGCACGCGAAGGACGAAGAGCCGGTCCGCTACGAGCGCGTCTGCCAGAAAGAGGGGAAGCCCGTCGCCTGGGAGGATCTGGTCAAAGGTTACGAATACGCGAAACACCAGTTCGTCGTGCTGACCAAGGACGACTTCAAGACGGCGGCGCTGGAGAAGACGAAGACGATAGACATCATGGACTTCGTCGATCCGAAGGAGATCGACGAGCGCTACTTTGAGACGCCTTATTATCTGACGCCCGGCACCGGGGCAGATCGGTCGTATGCCTTGCTGCGGGAGGCGATCCGTCAGTCGGGGCGCGTCGGGGTCGCGAAAGTCATCCTGCGCGACGCGCAGCACCTCGCCGCCATCGAGGCGATCGGCGACGCGCTCGTGCTCACCATGATGCGCTTTGCCGACGAACTGGTCGATTTGTCCGAGTTCCGTTTTCCCAAGCACTCGGGCAGCCGGGCCGCCGAGCTGACCATGGCCCGCCACCTGATCGGAAGTTTCGAGGCGGCGTGGGATCCCCGCAAGTACACTGACGAATACAAGGAGAACCTGATGCGGCTCATCGAGGCGAAAATGAAGGGCAAGGCGCCCAGGTTCGTCGCCGAGGATCACGGGCCGAAGCAGGCCGAAGTCGTCGATCTGATGGCCCGGCTGCGCGCCTCGCTCAAGGGCAGGCGCGCCGCCCCGAAGCCCAAGCACGCGGGATCCACGCGCCGGGCCGGCGCGTCGAAACGACCGAAAGGAAAGCGCGTAGCATAA
- a CDS encoding SUMF1/EgtB/PvdO family nonheme iron enzyme codes for MPTMTRVDATAAAAWYRRNRARSAALFDMIDPSAYYTRPIALRNPIVFYEGHLPAFSVLAFLQRGLGRGPIDVRFERLFERGIDPDSVDAAVPRSGASTVWPARDEVRAFGRACDEAVIAALADLPAAAGAIEGLYTALEHEAMHQETLLYMWHRLPYASKRAVGSLRGERPLSDGRHPIVDGRSSGGGAATLAAVVVPDGDAVLGADRSVAAFGWDNEFDRHVSHVPSFEVDAQPTTNAQFLEFLDADGYRRRDLWSDEGWDWIQSERVQHPAFWLAADPSDIGDGSGAIGRRWLWRGMFSCEPLPSNAPVYVSHAEASAYAAWKGRRLITEAEWHRAAEGATMGHADFAGFDPVDNGSFPGGASLHGVQDLVGNGWEWTSTIFGPFDGFAPMRSYPEYSADFFDGRHYVMKGASPATARELIRPSFRNWFRGNYPYVYAKFRTARG; via the coding sequence ATGCCGACGATGACCCGCGTCGACGCCACCGCCGCGGCCGCATGGTACCGCCGCAACCGCGCGCGCTCCGCGGCCCTCTTCGACATGATCGATCCGTCGGCGTACTACACCCGACCGATCGCGCTGCGTAACCCGATCGTGTTCTACGAAGGGCACCTGCCGGCGTTCAGCGTCCTCGCGTTCCTGCAGCGGGGCCTCGGACGCGGCCCGATCGACGTGCGGTTCGAGAGGCTGTTCGAGCGCGGCATCGATCCCGATTCGGTCGATGCGGCGGTGCCGCGCAGCGGCGCGTCGACGGTGTGGCCGGCCCGCGACGAGGTGCGCGCGTTCGGCCGCGCCTGCGACGAGGCGGTGATCGCCGCGCTCGCCGATCTGCCGGCGGCGGCAGGGGCCATCGAAGGGCTCTACACCGCCCTCGAGCACGAGGCGATGCACCAGGAGACGCTCCTCTACATGTGGCATCGGCTGCCGTACGCGTCCAAGCGCGCGGTCGGCTCTCTGCGCGGCGAGCGCCCGCTGTCCGATGGCCGACATCCAATCGTCGACGGGCGCTCCTCGGGTGGTGGTGCGGCCACTCTGGCGGCGGTCGTCGTCCCGGATGGCGACGCCGTACTCGGCGCCGATCGGTCGGTCGCTGCCTTCGGCTGGGACAACGAGTTCGATCGGCATGTGTCGCACGTGCCGTCCTTCGAAGTCGACGCGCAGCCGACCACCAACGCGCAGTTCCTCGAGTTCCTGGACGCCGACGGTTATCGCCGCCGCGACCTGTGGAGCGACGAAGGCTGGGACTGGATTCAGTCGGAGCGAGTGCAACATCCGGCCTTCTGGTTAGCCGCCGATCCGTCGGATATCGGTGACGGCTCTGGGGCCATCGGACGGCGATGGCTCTGGCGAGGCATGTTCAGCTGCGAGCCTCTCCCATCGAACGCGCCCGTCTATGTCAGTCACGCGGAGGCCTCCGCCTACGCCGCCTGGAAAGGGCGGCGGCTGATCACCGAAGCCGAGTGGCACCGCGCCGCGGAAGGGGCGACCATGGGCCACGCCGATTTCGCCGGCTTCGATCCCGTCGACAACGGGTCCTTCCCTGGCGGCGCCAGCCTGCATGGCGTGCAGGATCTCGTCGGCAACGGGTGGGAGTGGACGTCGACGATCTTCGGGCCGTTCGACGGCTTCGCGCCGATGCGGTCGTATCCGGAATATTCCGCCGACTTCTTCGACGGCCGCCACTACGTGATGAAGGGCGCGTCGCCCGCCACGGCGCGCGAGCTGATTCGTCCGAGTTTCCGAAACTGGTTCCGTGGCAATTATCCGTATGTCTACGCGAAGTTCCGAACAGCTCGCGGCTGA
- a CDS encoding L-histidine N(alpha)-methyltransferase, whose amino-acid sequence MSTRSSEQLAAEFAADVRRDLALTPRQLQSKYLYDALGSSLFEAICRLPWYRITGAERHLLESHADDIVEAVAGPAATAASSPGPLIVELGCGSGEKIVILAEALQAAGRRGRVHLIDISSQALEQSERTLGRLRHISVVGHRDTYEAGLREAARQRDPDSPMLVLLLGSNIGNFDAPAAAQFLRAIRLALAPGDALLLGADLVKPERELQLAYDDPLGVTAAFNRNLLVRINRELAGTFDLDAFAHVAVWNRREHRVEMHLESRRDQRVTIDGWSVAFAIGERIWTESSYKYAPDQIVEMGARAGFGITEQWIDEPARFALNLFAAI is encoded by the coding sequence ATGTCTACGCGAAGTTCCGAACAGCTCGCGGCTGAGTTCGCGGCCGACGTGCGGCGCGATCTCGCGCTGACGCCGAGACAGCTGCAGTCGAAATACCTGTACGACGCGCTCGGCTCGTCGTTGTTCGAAGCCATCTGCCGCCTGCCGTGGTACCGCATCACCGGTGCGGAGCGCCATCTCCTCGAATCGCACGCCGACGACATCGTCGAAGCCGTGGCCGGCCCTGCGGCGACGGCCGCGTCGAGCCCCGGCCCGCTCATCGTCGAGCTGGGGTGCGGCAGCGGCGAAAAGATCGTGATTCTGGCGGAAGCGCTGCAGGCGGCTGGCCGTCGGGGCCGCGTCCACCTCATCGACATCTCGAGCCAGGCGCTCGAGCAGTCGGAGCGGACGCTCGGCCGGCTCCGGCACATCTCGGTCGTCGGCCATCGCGACACCTATGAGGCCGGCCTGCGCGAGGCGGCGCGGCAGCGCGATCCCGACAGCCCGATGCTCGTCCTCCTGCTCGGCTCGAACATCGGCAATTTCGACGCGCCGGCGGCGGCGCAGTTCCTGCGCGCGATCCGCCTGGCGCTGGCCCCGGGCGACGCGCTGCTGCTCGGCGCCGACCTCGTCAAGCCGGAGCGCGAACTGCAGCTCGCCTATGACGATCCGCTCGGCGTCACGGCGGCGTTCAACCGCAACCTGCTCGTCCGCATCAACCGCGAGCTGGCTGGCACGTTCGACCTCGACGCGTTCGCGCACGTTGCGGTCTGGAACCGCCGCGAACACCGCGTCGAGATGCACCTCGAGAGCCGCCGCGACCAGCGCGTCACGATCGACGGGTGGAGCGTCGCGTTCGCGATCGGGGAGCGGATCTGGACGGAGAGCTCGTACAAGTACGCGCCGGATCAGATCGTCGAGATGGGGGCGCGGGCCGGCTTCGGCATCACCGAGCAGTGGATCGACGAGCCCGCGCGTTTCGCGTTGAATCTGTTCGCCGCGATCTGA
- a CDS encoding DUF5916 domain-containing protein: MLKISLLLALAGVSGLASEGGGASGTIAAVAVPGATAIKLGSFSEDVWGAVPAVSDFRQREPKDGGAPTFATDVKVAYDAENLYVAVRAHDPQPERIVGHRTRRDAESPSDWIRVMVDSFHDKRTAFEFGVNPAGVKKDIYWYGDSNEDSGWDAVWDVAVARDADGWRAEFRIPFSQLRFHPSDDAVFGFAVVREIGRLQETDTWPFISKSASGIVSSFGDLTHLKISQSPKRLELVPYAVAQVDTQPTEPGNPLVSSRDQQLSGGADLKYAVRPGVTLTATVNPDFGQVEADPAVVNLSGFETFFAERRPFFVEGSGMFNFDLDCNDGSCSGLFYSRRIGRQPRGAPDLVDGAYAVVPQQTTIFGAAKLTGRLGKFSFGALDGVTADEQATIADGAVRTRQMVEPLTNYAVLRARREFANQSALGFMLTSTARRLDGVTGLLPDSAVTGGLDWDWRMLKRYAVQGYWVGSTVHGDAPAIDLLQTSTVHAFQRPDAEHVEEDPTRTSMNGNGGQVSFSKIGGATIRFNSSLNYKSPGLEINDIGFMQRADTRSMNNWMQWKRDTPWRFLRSVRWNLNQWAGWNFGGDRLQNGGNVNAHWVFRNNWATGAGYNLNAANFDDRATRGVGPGAIGVSNRNYWQYLNTDSRKPVSAAVFFNSGRDAAGGHWIGWSPSVTYRPSSFVEISSGVDWSRQVNDAQWIENRPDNTYVFGRLDQHTVSMNWRVNYTITPQVSVQIYAAPFVSTGDYDHFKALLDGRAPHYADRYAPIAYDGTPDFNYRSFRSTNVLRWEYKPGSALFVVWQQGREDVLDYGTFRFGRDLGGTFDAPAHNVFLVKMSYWINQ, from the coding sequence ATGCTAAAAATCTCACTTCTGCTCGCGCTGGCCGGTGTGTCGGGGCTGGCGAGCGAGGGCGGCGGCGCGTCGGGCACCATTGCGGCCGTCGCGGTGCCGGGGGCGACGGCGATCAAACTCGGGTCGTTCAGCGAAGACGTCTGGGGGGCGGTCCCGGCGGTCAGCGATTTCCGGCAGCGCGAGCCGAAGGACGGCGGCGCACCCACGTTCGCGACCGACGTCAAGGTCGCCTACGACGCGGAAAACCTGTACGTGGCGGTGCGTGCTCACGATCCGCAGCCCGAGCGGATCGTCGGCCATCGGACCCGACGGGATGCCGAGTCGCCGTCGGACTGGATCCGCGTCATGGTCGACTCCTTCCACGACAAGCGGACCGCGTTCGAGTTCGGCGTGAACCCGGCTGGCGTCAAGAAAGACATCTACTGGTACGGTGATTCGAACGAGGACAGCGGCTGGGACGCCGTCTGGGACGTCGCCGTTGCGCGGGACGCCGACGGCTGGCGCGCCGAATTCCGGATTCCGTTCAGCCAGTTGCGCTTTCATCCGTCGGACGATGCCGTCTTCGGCTTCGCCGTCGTGCGCGAGATCGGCCGGCTGCAGGAGACCGACACCTGGCCGTTCATCTCCAAGAGCGCGAGCGGCATCGTCTCGTCCTTTGGCGATCTGACGCACCTCAAGATCAGTCAGTCGCCCAAGCGGCTCGAGCTGGTGCCCTATGCGGTGGCCCAGGTCGATACGCAGCCCACCGAGCCCGGCAATCCCCTCGTGTCGTCGCGCGATCAGCAACTGTCGGGAGGCGCGGATCTGAAGTACGCGGTTCGCCCGGGCGTCACCCTGACCGCGACGGTGAACCCCGACTTCGGCCAGGTCGAGGCCGATCCGGCCGTGGTGAACCTCTCCGGTTTCGAGACGTTCTTCGCGGAGCGCCGTCCCTTCTTCGTCGAAGGCAGCGGCATGTTCAACTTCGATCTCGACTGCAACGACGGCAGCTGCAGCGGGCTGTTTTACTCGCGGCGCATCGGCCGGCAGCCGCGCGGCGCGCCGGATCTCGTCGACGGCGCCTACGCGGTCGTCCCGCAGCAGACGACGATTTTCGGCGCGGCGAAGCTGACCGGGCGGCTGGGCAAGTTCTCGTTCGGCGCGCTCGACGGGGTCACCGCCGACGAGCAGGCGACGATTGCGGACGGGGCGGTGCGCACGCGGCAGATGGTCGAACCGCTGACCAATTATGCGGTGCTGCGCGCCCGTCGCGAGTTCGCCAACCAGTCGGCGCTCGGCTTCATGCTCACCAGCACCGCGCGGCGCCTCGACGGCGTCACCGGGTTGCTGCCGGATTCGGCGGTGACCGGCGGCCTCGACTGGGACTGGCGCATGCTGAAGCGTTATGCCGTCCAGGGCTACTGGGTCGGCAGCACCGTGCACGGCGACGCGCCGGCGATCGATCTCCTGCAGACGAGCACCGTGCATGCGTTCCAGCGCCCGGACGCCGAACACGTCGAAGAGGATCCGACCCGCACGTCGATGAACGGCAACGGCGGCCAGGTCTCGTTCAGCAAGATCGGCGGCGCGACGATCCGGTTCAACTCGAGCCTCAACTACAAGAGCCCGGGTCTCGAGATCAACGACATCGGCTTCATGCAGCGCGCCGACACGCGCTCGATGAACAACTGGATGCAGTGGAAGCGCGACACGCCCTGGCGGTTCCTGCGCAGCGTGCGCTGGAACCTGAACCAGTGGGCCGGGTGGAACTTCGGCGGCGATCGCCTGCAGAACGGCGGCAACGTCAACGCCCATTGGGTCTTCCGGAACAACTGGGCGACCGGCGCTGGCTACAACCTCAACGCCGCCAACTTTGACGACCGCGCCACCCGCGGTGTCGGCCCCGGCGCCATCGGCGTCAGCAATCGCAACTACTGGCAGTACCTCAACACCGATTCGCGCAAGCCGGTATCGGCGGCGGTGTTCTTCAACTCGGGACGCGACGCGGCCGGCGGACACTGGATTGGCTGGAGTCCCAGCGTCACCTACCGCCCCAGCTCGTTCGTCGAGATCAGCAGCGGCGTCGACTGGAGCCGCCAGGTCAACGACGCGCAGTGGATCGAGAACCGTCCGGACAACACCTATGTGTTCGGCCGTCTCGACCAGCACACCGTCTCGATGAACTGGCGCGTCAACTACACGATCACGCCGCAGGTCTCGGTGCAGATCTACGCTGCGCCGTTCGTCTCGACCGGCGACTACGATCATTTCAAGGCGCTGCTCGACGGACGCGCGCCGCACTATGCCGACCGCTACGCGCCGATCGCCTACGACGGCACTCCCGATTTCAACTACCGCTCGTTCCGTTCGACCAACGTGCTGCGCTGGGAGTACAAGCCCGGCTCCGCGCTCTTCGTCGTCTGGCAGCAGGGGCGCGAGGACGTCCTCGACTACGGGACCTTCCGGTTCGGGCGCGACCTCGGCGGCACGTTCGACGCGCCGGCGCACAACGTGTTTCTCGTCAAGATGAGTTACTGGATCAACCAGTAA